The Pueribacillus theae nucleotide sequence CCACCCCATCCAAAAGCTTTTTTTAAAAAAAGAATGTATAAATTTGGCCTCTGATCTATGACCTCCGTTAACATACGGTCCCAGGCAATTTTTTTAACCCGCGGAAAATGACCATGCGATTCCATTCCGGATTTGAAACATTAATATCTAAGCTGGAAAAACGGGATAAAAGTTTGCGGAAAACGATATCACCTTCAAGGCGGGCGAGCGGTGCACCTAAACAATAGTGAATGCCCATCCCAAAACCAATTTGGCGATTCGGCTGACGGCTAATGTCAAACCGCTCCGGATCTGTGAATTGTTTCGGATCGCGGTTTGCGGCAGCGAGCAATGTTACAACTAGCTGGCCTTTTTTTATTTGTTTGCCATAAAGTTCGACATCCTGTTGCGCGAATCGTCCCGTTCTTTGAATGGGCGGTTCGTAACGCAAAATTTCCTCAACAGCACTTGGTGTAAGCTCAGGATCCGCACGCAGTTTTGAAAGCTCATCTTGATGTTTCCAAAGAGTGAAAAGGCCATTTCCAATTAAATTCGTCGTTGTTTCATGCCCGGCTGCCAGCAATAGAATACACGTTGCATAAAGCTCGCTTCTTGATAATGTTTCACCCGCTTCTTCGACTTGCAAAAGGGAAGTGATCAAATCATCTTTCGGATGTTTATTACGTTGTTCAAAAATATCCTGCAAATATTGAATAAACTCCATTCCCGCTTTCATTCCATCTGTTTCGTTCGCCGGTGTAATTCCTGGTTCCAACGTTCCAGCCAATACATGGGACCAGTTCTTAATAAGAACTCGATCTTCTTTCGGAACCCCTAGCATGTCAGATATAACCATCACTGGAAGCGGCATAGCTAAGTCAGCAATAAGATCAACGTCCTGTTTCTCTTCCATGACATCAAGCAACTCGTCGCAAATCTGTTCAATATTCGGGCGCAACTGGGCTACCATTGCTGGAGTAAACGCTTTACTCACTAGCGAACGCAGCCGAGTATGATCCGGGGGATCACGATGGAGCATGACACCCCGGTTCACTGCTTCAAGTGCCGTGTATCCGCTCGAAACATTCGCTTCATTTTCACGGCCAAAGCGTTTATCTTTCAGGACGTGGACGACATCATCATAATGGCTAAGAAACCACCGATCCGGTACGGTCTCCTCATGACTAGGCTGAAAATAGAGTCGGCTTTGTTCCTGCAACTTGCGGTAAAATGGATAGGGGTCATGAATGAATGCTTGATTTTCCGCATCGAGCATCGCTATGCGCCTCCCAACTACTTACTGTTTCACAGCTAAAAGGTCAGTTCTTCCCGTTTTTTCTAAATAATCACGGTACATCGGATAAATTTTTTCAATCTGTGGCATTGCTTTTAACGCTTTCACTAATGGGCCCTCTGCTTTTAACAATTGACGGGCGAGCGCTTCTTGAAGATCGAGTTCACCCAGCCAAAATTTATGGCCAATATCGGCACTTTGTTCAAATTTCAATTCCGCCCTCAGATCCGTTTCACCACAAATCAGGCCGATGCTTCCATCCTTTTCCTCATACCATGTCACTTTTCCCTCAGGACTGTGATACACAAACTGGACATAAGCGTTAAAGCCAGCATCTGGTTCAAGTGCTTCCATCATTTCTTTAATCGGCTCACTATCTTTGATCGATTCGAAAAAACCACCGATTAGCGAGTACATTTCTTCTTCATTATTAAATACAGCCACATTCTCACTCCTTTCCGTTATCAAGTTATTCTTGAACACTCGCCGCCGCTTTCTCAAGTTCATCAGCATTGTTAAACTTTCTAGCCCGCTCTATTTTGCTTTTTCGAATGTTAAATTGTTTTAATGCATATTCCTTTAGTATCGTAGAATTAATTTCAAGTACTGGATCGTAGGTAATGATTTGCCTCTGTTGTTCCGCCAACGAGATTAAATACTCTATAAAGTCATAAGCGTGTACCCATAGTTCATCCATATAATCATGAAATATTTTAAAATTCTCTTCGTTGCCAGCGACGAGCCGTTGAATCGTATACGTGCCGAATTGAAGATGACGCCCTTCATCCATGTTCAAATAATCAATTCCTTTTAAAATTCCAGGAAGCAAGCCGGCCTTTTTAAAAATTTGGCGAAACGTATAATATCCTGATTCGGCGAGCACGCCCTCAACAATCATGTTATACACTGTAGCCGCACGGATTACTGCCTTCGGAGAGTCGTCCGTATTTAACCGCTCCATTGACTCTGGCAAAGCTTCATAGAAAATACGCTTATAACTGTCATTGTGGAAAACAGAGAGATTCATGTCGCCAATGCCTACCGCTTCTTGCCAGCGAGAAAACATTTCTGTATGTTTCACCTCATCGTGGACAAACGTTGTCAAAAACATCGTATCTTCTAAGCGCCCTTGGCGCGCCATCGCTTGCATCATGGGCAAAATGTCAATTGTAACCGCTTCCTCACCGGCAGAAAACGCTGCAACAAGCGGCAATGCAGTCATTCGTTCTTCCGTTTTTAGCTTTTGAAAATCTTCCTTATCTTGGCTAAAGTCGATATCTGCCGGATTCCAGTTCCCTTGCCTTTTTGCTTTTTCATATAATTTATACATCGGGGCATCCCAATTGATTTGGCCTTCTACCGTTTGGAACGTTTCATGAGCCATCCTTATATCCTCCCTTTTTTTCAAAGTAAAACTAATGAACTTATTAAGCTGTAAAAGAATTAAGAATGTTTTGCAATTTAAGCGCAAGACCTATGTCACCATCAATTTTCAATTGGCCACTCATAAATGCTTCTGTTGGGTTTAACGTGCCAGCGACCATATTTTTGTAGTCATCTGCACTGATTTCAAGCGTACAGTCTGGTTCCTTTTCCGTACCTTCAATCGCCTTGCCGCCATTTTCATCAATAATCATTTGATAGGTTCCCCCGTCATCGCCTGTCAAGTTAAACTGGTAGACTCCTTCCGAACCTTCAGATTTTGACGGATCCATTTTTAATGCAGCATCAATCATTTGAAAAACTGCTTTTGAACTTGGCTTTGTATTGCCTGCCATTTCATTCCCCCCCAAACTTATAAATGATTGGCGACGAGAAGATTTATATCGTACCGCCGTCCTGTTCTTATCTTCATAATCTTTCGATAATCGTTGCAGTTGCCATGCCGAACCCTATGCACATGACCTGCAGCCCGTATTTTCCATCCATGTCTTCCAATTGGTGAAGCAATGTTGTCTGGATACGTGCCCCGCTTCCACCTAGTGGATGGCCAATTGCAATCGCACCTCCGCGCGGATTCACTTTGCTCATATCTGGCTCGAATTCACGTTCCCAAGCTTTGACAACAGAGGCAAACGCTTCGTTTACTTCGATGACATCCATTTGATCCAAGCGAAGGCCCGCTTTTTCCAGCACTTTGCGCGTTGCAGGAATAATCCCTGTTAACATAATAATCGGATCTTCACCGACAGCAACACGCGCCACGATTCTAGCACGCGGCTTTAATCCGAGATTCTCTGCTTTGTCTGCTGACATAAGCAGCAAACCAGCAGCTCCGTCGCTCACTTGACTCGAATTTCCTGCAGTCACGACACCGTCTTTCGGTTGGAAAGAAGGCGTAAGTCCGGCCAATTTTTCGATTGAAGTATCTCTTCGGATCCCTTCATCTTGTTCAAAGGAAAATGTTCCTTCCTCGCCTTTCACTTCAATTGGGATAATTTCTCGTTTGAAATCCCCTTTATCAGTCGCTGCTGCAGCTTTTTGATGGCTTTCAAGCGCAAACTCATCCAATTCTTCACGTGTCAAGCTCCATTTTTTAGCGATCATTTCAGCCGAGATCCCTTGGGGAACAATGTTATACTGGCTCGTTAAATGTCTGCTGAACCTGCCCATATCACTTCCCATCGGCGCTCTCGTCATATTCTCTACGCCACATGCAATGGCGATATCAATATCGCCTGCAAGAATGGCCTGAGCGGCTGTATGAATCGCTTGTTGGCTCGATCCGCACATTCGATTCAATGAATAGGAAGGCACTTCCACCGGAAATCCTGCTGCTAAAACAGCCTGGCGGCCGATGTTACCCCCTTGCTCCCCCGTCATCGTGACACACCCGACAACGACATCTTCTACATCACTTGCTTCCATTCCATTTCGCTTTACAAGTTCCTGAAGAACGGGAACGAGTATATCAACTGGATGCGTTTTTGCTAATGCGCCTTTTCTTCGGCCAACAGCAGTTCGAACAGCATCTACAATTACGACATCTGCCATCGCTTACCTCTCCTTTTTCATTAAGCTTTGTTAACGATGTTAATAAAGGCAACGAGCGGGGGCGATTTTGCCTGAAGAGAACCTTTTTGCGTATGCAAAACCCGTTTCTCGGAAGGTAAACCAAACCCGTGAGTGTATCAACAATATTGTTTTAACAAAGCTAAAACGTAAACAGTTCGATGCCACCTGAGACATTAAGTCCAATTCCTGTAATGTATTTTGCTTTGTCTGAACAAAGGAAAGTAATCGCATTGGCAATATCCTCAGGCTCTCCAGGGCGTTTAAAAGCTGTTCTCTGAATCATCCGTTCGTTCATTTTCGGATTTCCCATTTTAAAGGCCTCTGTCGCAATGACACCTGGAACAATCGCATTTACTGTAATCCCATATCTTGCACCTTCCAGTGCCATACTTTTTGAAAAGCTTAGGAGCCCCCCTTTTGTAACAGAGTAGCTTGCCTGGCCGAACCCGCCAAGTGTCCCGGCAACAGAAGACATATTAATAATTCGTCCCCATTCTTGTTCCTTCATATATGGCCAAACGGCTTTTGTACAGTTGTAAGCTCCTGTTAAGTTCACCTTCATGTCCCGATCCCAGAAATCGTCATTTTGCTTTTCAATTTGTGACACATGGTCAAGTGTACCGGCGTTGTTCACAAGGATATCAATCGAACCAAACTCCTCTTTAATCCTGGCAAAAACATCCTTCACTTGTTCGCGATTCGTGACATCCATTTTTATAGCGAAGGAGCGGCGCCCCATATCTTGAATTTCTTTTGCCGTTTTTTCTGCATAGACGACTTTCGTACTTTGCAACACTTGAGATAACGGCCCATACTTTTGAGCTTCATTGCGACTCTCTTCATCAGATTCAATCAAAATATCTGTAATCACAACATCTGCACCTGCTTCTGCCAGTGCAAGAGCGTCGGCGCGGCCAAGCCCCCGTGAAGCGCCAGTAACGACCGCCACCTTTCCTTCCAATAAATTTGACCAAGAAGACAACAACATCCCCACCTTTTTAAATGACTTTTTAATAAAAGGAACAAAAGAATTTTAAGGAACAGTCTTTTGAGTTTGAATAACTGAACGTAGATTAAAATTTTTTATTCCACCGTTGAACTAACGTAAAAATTGCGGTTTTTTCTTTTGGAAAAATGCTGCCAACCCTACTCCAGGTTCCCCTGTATTAAATGTCTGGGCAAAAGCAGTTGCTTCCACATCAAACCCTTCGTCGATTAAACCTTCCGCAGCATGAATTGCACGCTTCGCCAATCCCATTGCTTTCACTGCACCTTCGGCTAGTTGCTCGGCAAATTCTGTCGTCTCTTCAACAAGCATCTCTGGTTCTGTCACTTTGTTAACAAGGCCGATTTGCAATGCTTCTTCGGGTGTTAAGCGGCTAGACGTAAAAATAAGTTCGGTTGCTTTTGCACGCCCCAACAACCGTGTCATCCGCTGTGTACCACCAGCACCTGGAATGATTCCGAGAGACACTTCGGTCAGACCGATTTTTCCTTTGGACATGATTCGAAAATCGCAAGCTAACGCAAGTTCACATCCTCCACCTAGCGCATGCCCATTAATCGCAGCAATGACTGGTTTCTCCATTTTCGCAAAACGGTCAAAGCAATGCTGCATCCGACCGCATTGCGCCGCAATTCCGTTCTTTTGGCCGGCGTATTTGCTTCCACCCTGAATCATGCCTTTTAAATCTGCGCCAGCTACGAAAGTCTTTTCGTGAGCGGAAGTAATAACCACGACGCGTACCGCCTTATCAGATTCAAGTTCGTCCGCCGCACGCTCAAGATCGCTCATGAGCGTATCACTAATCGCATTCGCGGGGGGATTGTCAATGATGATCCAAGCAATTCCCTTCTCTCTTCGGTCAATAGTAATGGTTTGGTATGACAATCTTATCCCTCCTTTTCCAGAAATCGTTGTCAGAAACAAGAGTTCAAATATAAATGTTAATCGAAAACGAGCCTATGGCTTCGAAGCCTTCCTTTCATCCGGCTTTTGGCCTCCGAACTCTGACTTCCGGTTACACATAAACCTCATGCGGAGCATAAAGACGTCTTGCCGTTACAAGATGTTGAACTTGATTCGTACCTTCGAAAATATCGAATACTTTTACATCACGATAAAGCTTTTCAACGAGGTGCCCGTCAAGTCCAATAGGGCCAAGCAATTCAAGACATTTCGAGCAAACATCCAGCGCCATTTTTCCTGCAACCGCTTTACATATTGCAGCTTCCTTCGCATTCGCTTGGCCAACATCCGCTTTCCAGGCAGCTTCCCATGTTAAGAGACGTGCCGCATAAATATCTTGCTCAGCCTCCGCTAAAATTTCTGCTGCTTCATGGTAAAGACGACCTTGTTTAGGGTATTCTTTCTTTACTAAATCAACGGTATATTCATAGGCTGCGCGTGCGATTCCAATGGCCATGGCAGCTACAATCGGACGGGTGCTGTCAAACGTTTTCATCGCCACCTGAAATCCTGATGGTTTGTTATCGCTCGCACTGTAAAGCTCTTCGCCGCCAAGAAGGTTTTCTTGAGGTACGAAGCAATCTTCAAACAATAGTTCCGCCGTCTCGTTCGCACGCAATCCCATCTTTTCAGCGAGACGTGTACAGCTGAATCCGGGTGTCCCTTTTTCAACAACAAAGGCGCGCTGCCCAGCTCGGCCTAAATGGCGATCGACTGTGGCAAATACTACGACCCAAGATGCACGGCCTCCGTTTGTAATAAAAATTTTCTGTCCGTTCAACACATAGCCACCATCAACTTTTTGGGCTGTTGTCCGAATTCCGGAAGCATCTGAGCCTGCTTCTGGCTCTGTTAAAGCATAAGCCCCCCAACGCGGTTTATCTTTTGTAAAAATGGATAGAAAGCGCTCTTTTTGTTCAGGTGTGCCGCTGCTTTGAACAGGAGGCCCTCCAAGTCCCGCGCCAGGAAGAGACAAAGCAATCGCGGGGCAACCCCAAGCCATTTCCTCCGTCGCAATGACAGCCATCCGATTTCCTTCTTTTTCCGATTTGGCACTCTTCTTCGCATCATCTTTTGATTTTTTGCTTCCACCGCTAAAAGTAGAAGTATTTAGGTGAATGCCCATTTTATTCACTTTATCAAGCCATTCATCAGGAACTTTTCCAAGCCGATCGGCTTCCATCGCAATGGGGCGAATTTCATTTTTTGCAAACCAATGAACCAAATTTTTTATTTGCTTCTGCTGTGGTGATAGTTCAAAAGAAATCATTGGGCAACCCTCTCTTCCACTGGTTTCAAGATTTGTTCACCTAGGCGTATGAGCAAATCTCTCTCCCTGCCATATAAAGCCACTTGGGCCTGTGCGTCTCTCATCCATTTCTCAACTGGAAACTCTTGCACATAACCATGCCCACCGAGCATTTGCACAGCAGAGTCAGTCACAAAGCGAACGGATCGGTGAGCACGAGACAAGGCTCTCAAAGAATGGCTCGCATCATCTTCTGCTTCATCATCCACTTTTAACGCCGCTTGCCATACGAGATGATGGGCAGCTTGAAATTCAAACGCCATATCTGCGATCGTGAAGGAGACACCTTGGAATTTCGCAATCTCCTGGCCGAATGCTTTCCTTCCCGCCGTATATTCAATCGCATAGTCGAGTGCCGCTTCCATTAAGCCTACTTCTTTAGCGCCTTGCAGAACACGAATGCGATCTTGAACATTTGATATGAGAGTCCTTGCTTCATCCCCTCGGGCGATGACTTGTTCCGCCCCTACTTGTAAATCTGAAAATTGGATGCGCCCTAGTCCTGAAGAAAGCAATCCGAGACGATAGTCTCCTTCAAGTACACGCCACTTGTCGCTATTCTCCAGCCACAGGACGACCGGTTCGCTTTGAGAATCAATACCTGCGATTGCGATGTATTTAGCCGATGCTGCCAGTCGAACCGGTTTGGAAGTCCCGCGCAGCACGTACTCATTGCCATTCGCTATGATTTCAAAGTCTGAAGCTAATGAGCCTTCTCTATCCGTCGCATCGATGAAAGCAACATCCTGCCTGTCTCCATTAAGATTCGCTTCTTTATAGGATTGAAAAGCTGA carries:
- a CDS encoding cytochrome P450, yielding MLDAENQAFIHDPYPFYRKLQEQSRLYFQPSHEETVPDRWFLSHYDDVVHVLKDKRFGRENEANVSSGYTALEAVNRGVMLHRDPPDHTRLRSLVSKAFTPAMVAQLRPNIEQICDELLDVMEEKQDVDLIADLAMPLPVMVISDMLGVPKEDRVLIKNWSHVLAGTLEPGITPANETDGMKAGMEFIQYLQDIFEQRNKHPKDDLITSLLQVEEAGETLSRSELYATCILLLAAGHETTTNLIGNGLFTLWKHQDELSKLRADPELTPSAVEEILRYEPPIQRTGRFAQQDVELYGKQIKKGQLVVTLLAAANRDPKQFTDPERFDISRQPNRQIGFGMGIHYCLGAPLARLEGDIVFRKLLSRFSSLDINVSNPEWNRMVIFRGLKKLPGTVC
- a CDS encoding R2-like ligand-binding oxidase gives rise to the protein MKKREDIRMAHETFQTVEGQINWDAPMYKLYEKAKRQGNWNPADIDFSQDKEDFQKLKTEERMTALPLVAAFSAGEEAVTIDILPMMQAMARQGRLEDTMFLTTFVHDEVKHTEMFSRWQEAVGIGDMNLSVFHNDSYKRIFYEALPESMERLNTDDSPKAVIRAATVYNMIVEGVLAESGYYTFRQIFKKAGLLPGILKGIDYLNMDEGRHLQFGTYTIQRLVAGNEENFKIFHDYMDELWVHAYDFIEYLISLAEQQRQIITYDPVLEINSTILKEYALKQFNIRKSKIERARKFNNADELEKAAASVQE
- a CDS encoding SCP2 sterol-binding domain-containing protein, which encodes MAGNTKPSSKAVFQMIDAALKMDPSKSEGSEGVYQFNLTGDDGGTYQMIIDENGGKAIEGTEKEPDCTLEISADDYKNMVAGTLNPTEAFMSGQLKIDGDIGLALKLQNILNSFTA
- a CDS encoding thiolase family protein; protein product: MADVVIVDAVRTAVGRRKGALAKTHPVDILVPVLQELVKRNGMEASDVEDVVVGCVTMTGEQGGNIGRQAVLAAGFPVEVPSYSLNRMCGSSQQAIHTAAQAILAGDIDIAIACGVENMTRAPMGSDMGRFSRHLTSQYNIVPQGISAEMIAKKWSLTREELDEFALESHQKAAAATDKGDFKREIIPIEVKGEEGTFSFEQDEGIRRDTSIEKLAGLTPSFQPKDGVVTAGNSSQVSDGAAGLLLMSADKAENLGLKPRARIVARVAVGEDPIIMLTGIIPATRKVLEKAGLRLDQMDVIEVNEAFASVVKAWEREFEPDMSKVNPRGGAIAIGHPLGGSGARIQTTLLHQLEDMDGKYGLQVMCIGFGMATATIIERL
- a CDS encoding SDR family NAD(P)-dependent oxidoreductase — translated: MSSWSNLLEGKVAVVTGASRGLGRADALALAEAGADVVITDILIESDEESRNEAQKYGPLSQVLQSTKVVYAEKTAKEIQDMGRRSFAIKMDVTNREQVKDVFARIKEEFGSIDILVNNAGTLDHVSQIEKQNDDFWDRDMKVNLTGAYNCTKAVWPYMKEQEWGRIINMSSVAGTLGGFGQASYSVTKGGLLSFSKSMALEGARYGITVNAIVPGVIATEAFKMGNPKMNERMIQRTAFKRPGEPEDIANAITFLCSDKAKYITGIGLNVSGGIELFTF
- a CDS encoding enoyl-CoA hydratase/isomerase family protein, giving the protein MSYQTITIDRREKGIAWIIIDNPPANAISDTLMSDLERAADELESDKAVRVVVITSAHEKTFVAGADLKGMIQGGSKYAGQKNGIAAQCGRMQHCFDRFAKMEKPVIAAINGHALGGGCELALACDFRIMSKGKIGLTEVSLGIIPGAGGTQRMTRLLGRAKATELIFTSSRLTPEEALQIGLVNKVTEPEMLVEETTEFAEQLAEGAVKAMGLAKRAIHAAEGLIDEGFDVEATAFAQTFNTGEPGVGLAAFFQKKKPQFLR
- a CDS encoding acyl-CoA dehydrogenase family protein, which translates into the protein MISFELSPQQKQIKNLVHWFAKNEIRPIAMEADRLGKVPDEWLDKVNKMGIHLNTSTFSGGSKKSKDDAKKSAKSEKEGNRMAVIATEEMAWGCPAIALSLPGAGLGGPPVQSSGTPEQKERFLSIFTKDKPRWGAYALTEPEAGSDASGIRTTAQKVDGGYVLNGQKIFITNGGRASWVVVFATVDRHLGRAGQRAFVVEKGTPGFSCTRLAEKMGLRANETAELLFEDCFVPQENLLGGEELYSASDNKPSGFQVAMKTFDSTRPIVAAMAIGIARAAYEYTVDLVKKEYPKQGRLYHEAAEILAEAEQDIYAARLLTWEAAWKADVGQANAKEAAICKAVAGKMALDVCSKCLELLGPIGLDGHLVEKLYRDVKVFDIFEGTNQVQHLVTARRLYAPHEVYV
- a CDS encoding acyl-CoA dehydrogenase family protein, producing the protein MISFRPTEDEQAFSNLAKNFAIENIRPKARECEQERSVSNEITKEVEELGFAALELPESWGGLELPLISQVQILQALSYGDLDVVQGLPGAGDAASLIRLVPDKSAFQSYKEANLNGDRQDVAFIDATDREGSLASDFEIIANGNEYVLRGTSKPVRLAASAKYIAIAGIDSQSEPVVLWLENSDKWRVLEGDYRLGLLSSGLGRIQFSDLQVGAEQVIARGDEARTLISNVQDRIRVLQGAKEVGLMEAALDYAIEYTAGRKAFGQEIAKFQGVSFTIADMAFEFQAAHHLVWQAALKVDDEAEDDASHSLRALSRAHRSVRFVTDSAVQMLGGHGYVQEFPVEKWMRDAQAQVALYGRERDLLIRLGEQILKPVEERVAQ